In one window of Echeneis naucrates chromosome 17, fEcheNa1.1, whole genome shotgun sequence DNA:
- the LOC115058303 gene encoding phosphoribosyltransferase domain-containing protein 1-like isoform X2 — translation MTDVALQSGGRRGGIVIEDDWPGYSLDLFNYPAHYSGDLDCVIVPHGVIMDRTERIARNIMDDLGDHDIVVLCVLKGGYQFCADLVDRIKALSRNSNCTIPMRVHFIRLKSYLNDQSTEDLHILGAEDMSFLAGKNVLIVEAIVGTGKTMKTLLKHVEAFKPKMIKVAGLLVKRVSQNSACLPDCMCLSSL, via the exons ATGACAGACGTCGCCTTGCAGTCCGGTGGGAGACGCGGCGGGATTGTG ATTGAGGATGACTGGCCGGGCTACAGTTTAGACCTTTTCAACTATCCGGCTCACTATTCCGGAGACTTAGACTGTGTCATCGTCCCACATGGCGTGATCATGGACAG GACAGAACGCATTGCTCGAAACATCATGGATGACTTGGGGGACCATGACATCGTGGTGCTCTGCGTGCTCAAAGGAGGATACCAGTTCTGTGCTGACCTGGTGGACAGGATCAAGGCTCTTAGTCGCAACTCCAATTGCACCATCCCCATGAGGGTTCACTTCATCCGCCTCAAGAGCTACCTG AATGACCAATCAACAGAGGATCTTCACATACTTGGAGCAGAGGACATGTCTTTTTTAGCTGGAAAG AACGTACTCATTGTGGAG GCCATTGTAGGCACGGGGAAGACAATGAAAACTCTTCTGAAGCATGTTGAGGCCTTCAAGCCCAAAATGATCAAAGTAGCAGG ATTGCTTGTGAAGAGAGTGTCACAAAACTCAGCCTGCCTTCCTGACTGTATGTGCTTGAGTAGTTTATGA
- the LOC115058303 gene encoding phosphoribosyltransferase domain-containing protein 1-like isoform X3 yields MTDVALQSGGRRGGIVIEDDWPGYSLDLFNYPAHYSGDLDCVIVPHGVIMDRTERIARNIMDDLGDHDIVVLCVLKGGYQFCADLVDRIKALSRNSNCTIPMRVHFIRLKSYLNDQSTEDLHILGAEDMSFLAGKNVLIVEAIVGTGKTMKTLLKHVEAFKPKMIKVAGLDRRRETKRE; encoded by the exons ATGACAGACGTCGCCTTGCAGTCCGGTGGGAGACGCGGCGGGATTGTG ATTGAGGATGACTGGCCGGGCTACAGTTTAGACCTTTTCAACTATCCGGCTCACTATTCCGGAGACTTAGACTGTGTCATCGTCCCACATGGCGTGATCATGGACAG GACAGAACGCATTGCTCGAAACATCATGGATGACTTGGGGGACCATGACATCGTGGTGCTCTGCGTGCTCAAAGGAGGATACCAGTTCTGTGCTGACCTGGTGGACAGGATCAAGGCTCTTAGTCGCAACTCCAATTGCACCATCCCCATGAGGGTTCACTTCATCCGCCTCAAGAGCTACCTG AATGACCAATCAACAGAGGATCTTCACATACTTGGAGCAGAGGACATGTCTTTTTTAGCTGGAAAG AACGTACTCATTGTGGAG GCCATTGTAGGCACGGGGAAGACAATGAAAACTCTTCTGAAGCATGTTGAGGCCTTCAAGCCCAAAATGATCAAAGTAGCAGG TCTAGACAGAAgaagggagacaaagagagaataa
- the LOC115058303 gene encoding phosphoribosyltransferase domain-containing protein 1-like isoform X1, with the protein MTDVALQSGGRRGGIVIEDDWPGYSLDLFNYPAHYSGDLDCVIVPHGVIMDRTERIARNIMDDLGDHDIVVLCVLKGGYQFCADLVDRIKALSRNSNCTIPMRVHFIRLKSYLNDQSTEDLHILGAEDMSFLAGKNVLIVEAIVGTGKTMKTLLKHVEAFKPKMIKVAGQKKGDKERISNTGVGCNWFKMNAAP; encoded by the exons ATGACAGACGTCGCCTTGCAGTCCGGTGGGAGACGCGGCGGGATTGTG ATTGAGGATGACTGGCCGGGCTACAGTTTAGACCTTTTCAACTATCCGGCTCACTATTCCGGAGACTTAGACTGTGTCATCGTCCCACATGGCGTGATCATGGACAG GACAGAACGCATTGCTCGAAACATCATGGATGACTTGGGGGACCATGACATCGTGGTGCTCTGCGTGCTCAAAGGAGGATACCAGTTCTGTGCTGACCTGGTGGACAGGATCAAGGCTCTTAGTCGCAACTCCAATTGCACCATCCCCATGAGGGTTCACTTCATCCGCCTCAAGAGCTACCTG AATGACCAATCAACAGAGGATCTTCACATACTTGGAGCAGAGGACATGTCTTTTTTAGCTGGAAAG AACGTACTCATTGTGGAG GCCATTGTAGGCACGGGGAAGACAATGAAAACTCTTCTGAAGCATGTTGAGGCCTTCAAGCCCAAAATGATCAAAGTAGCAGG ACAGAAgaagggagacaaagagagaataaGCAACACAGGCGTCGGATGCAATTGGTTTAAAATGAATGCTGCCCCTTGA